A genomic region of Penaeus vannamei isolate JL-2024 chromosome 42, ASM4276789v1, whole genome shotgun sequence contains the following coding sequences:
- the Alg11 gene encoding GDP-Man:Man(3)GlcNAc(2)-PP-Dol alpha-1,2-mannosyltransferase, producing MNAIRSFIDSLMELLSLTSQMMSLAVRAWSLGITLILQLFVLLVALLCICWGLLKCCVYTLRRGEPGYLHVAFFHPYCNAGGGGERVLWCAIRAIQRKYQHVKCYVYTGDIDVTPQEILQKAQQRFGVVLPRPVEFIFLQSRTVVEARHYSFLTLLMQSVGSLMLGGEALLKFRPDVYFDTMGYAFTYPIFRYVGGCVVASYTHYPTISTDMLGQVANRVEAHNNRGFIARNTIFSAMKLGYYHLFALMYALVGRCAHLVMVNSTWTHGHITALWGQAHHTHIIYPPCDTEHFKSLSLIPDASKKLKTIVSIGQFRPEKDHSLQLRSFQKLCEILDPADQEKVRLVLIGGCRNNEDQQRVDDLKTLASDLGVADKLVWKLNAPFSELLEAVQTGTIGLHTMWNEHFGICVVECMAGGLIMVAHDSGGPKMDILLDYEGQKTGYTASETETYAKVMKEILEASDAERETIRTAARSSVDRFSDEQFETSFIGASEFIFSSTGIHQ from the exons atgaaTGCTATAAGAAGTTTCATAGATTCCCTGATGGAATTGCTGAGCCTAACATCACAGATGATGTCTCTGGCAGTTCGTGCTTGGTCTTTAGGGATCACGCTCATTCTGCAGCTGTTTGTGCTTCTTGTTGCTCTACTCTGCATTTGCTGGGGTCTTCTGAAATGT TGTGTGTACACCCTGCGGAGAGGAGAACCAGGCTACTTGCATGTTGCATTCTTTCACCCTTATTGCAatgctggaggagggggtgagagggtgctGTGGTGTGCCATAAGGGCAATACAGAGGAA GTACCAGCATGTGAAATGTTATGTCTATACAGGAGACATAGATGTAACTCCACAGGAAATCTTACAGAAAGCACAGCAGAGATTTGGTGTAGTCCTTCCGCGGCCAGTGGAATTCATCTTCCTCCAAAGTCGGACGGTTGTGGAAGCAAGACACTATTCATTTCTGACTCTTCTTATGCAGAGTGTTGGGTCACTGATGCTTGGTGGTGAAGCCCTGTTGAAGTTCAGGCCAGATGTGTACTTTGACACCATGGGTTATGCTTTTACATATCCCATCTTTCGTTATGTTGGTGGCTGTGTGGTTGCCTCTTACACACATTACCCAACAATCAGTACAGACATGTTAGGTCAGGTTGCAAACAGGGTTGAAGCTCACAATAACAGAGGGTTTATTGCAAGGAACACAATATTTAGTGCCATGAAACTAGGATATTATCATCTCTTTGCCCTGATGTATGCACTTGTTGGCCGTTGTGCTCACCTTGTGATGGTCAACTCCACATGGACACATGGTCACATCACAGCTCTCTGGGGTCAGGCCCatcatacacacatcatataccCACCATGTGATACTGAACATTTCAAAAGTTTGTCACTGATTCCTGATGCCAGCAAGAAGCTGAAAACTATTGTTTCCATTGGCCAGTTTCGACCAGAGAAAGACCATTCACTTCAGCTTCGATCTTTCCAGAAGCTGTGTGAAATTTTAGATCCAGCAGATCAGGAGAAAGTACGCCTTGTTCTAATAGGTGGATGTAGGAATAACGAAGACCAGCAGCGAGTGGATGACCTGAAGACCCTTGCTTCAGATCTGGGAGTTGCAGACAAATTAGTTTGGAAGCTGAATGCACCCTTTTCAGAGCTCCTAGAAGCTGTGCAGACAGGGACCATAGGCCTGCACACCATGTGGAACGAGCACTTTGGGATTTGTGTGGTTGAGTGCATGGCAGGTGGGTTGATCATGGTAGCACATGACTCCGGTGGACCAAAAATGGATATTCTGCTGGACTATGAAGGCCAGAAGACAGGTTATACTGCatcagaaacagagacatatGCTAAAGTGATGAAAGAGATTTTAGAAGCTAGTGATGCAGAAAGGGAAACTATACGTACTGCAGCTAGAAGTTCGGTTGACAGATTTAGTGATGAGCAGTTTGAGACGTCTTTCATTGGTGCCAGTGAATTTATTTTCTCATCAACTGGTATACATCAGTAA